The Oncorhynchus mykiss isolate Arlee chromosome 30, USDA_OmykA_1.1, whole genome shotgun sequence genome includes a window with the following:
- the LOC100653474 gene encoding complement factor D precursor (The RefSeq protein has 1 substitution compared to this genomic sequence) — protein sequence MAICSVVLHVVILLIALNGTDGRKVPKVGIVGGREAARNSRPYMASLQSRGQHICGGVLVREDFVLTAAHCDGRYKVVLGAHDLSEDENSQQVLDVVRSIPHPRYGDNLENDIMLLKLRGRATLNTAVQLIPLMNGSMAEGSMCTTAGWGDIGDNGTLPDKLQEVNATIVPPRECARRWTAVEISSRMVCATGPRAFQGFCSGDSGGPLVCNGMSAGIVSFSGQRCANPSTPDVYTRVASYRRWIQTVLARNP from the exons ATGGCAATCTGCTCAGTGGTTCTTCACATAGTTATTCTGCTCATCGCCTTGAATG gcactgaTGGGCGCAAGGTGCCGAAAGTGGGTATTGTTGGTGGCAGAGAGGCTGCTCGCAACTCTCGTCCCTACATGGCTTCCCTTCAGTCTCGTGGTCAACACATCTGTGGAGGAGTTCTGGTCAGAGAGGATTTTGTCCTCACCGCTGCACACTGTGACGG GCGATACAAGGTGGTTCTTGGGGCTCATGACTTGTCAGAGGATGAAAATTCACAACAAGTATTGGATGTGGTTCGATCCATTCCACATCCGAGGTATGGGGACAACCTGGAGAATGACATCATGCTTCTCAAG TTGAGAGGGAGGGCCACCCTCAACACAGCAGTACAGTTGATCCCTCTGATGAATGGCTCTATGGCTGAGGGAAGCATGTGCACCACGGCAGGCTGGGGGGATATAGGCGATAATGGCACCCTACCAGACAAGTTGCAGGAGGTCAACGCCACCATCGTCCCTCCCAGAGAATGTGCCCGCAGGTGGACAGCTGTCGAAATCTCCAGCCGCATGGTGTGCGCAACAGGCCCCAGAGCTTTCCAAGGCTTCTGCTCG GGTGATTCAGGAGGTCCATTGGTGTGTAACGGGATGTCAGCGGGCATTGTCTCTTTCTCAGGGCAGAGGTGTGCCAACCCCAGTACCCCTGATGTGTACACACGAGTGGCTTCCTACCGCCGATGGATTCAGACAGTGTTAGCTAGAAACCCTTAA